CCCTACCATGAGGTGAGCCAATCCTGTCCACACCAAAGTTAAAGCCCATTAAAGAGCAGCACCCTACCCCTAAAGCCATTATCGTTTTCTTGTCAACTCCCAGCTCTTCCAGTGCCTCAGCCGTAATCCGGTTAATGATACCATGACCGCAACCGGCGCAAAAACCCGTGGCCGAAATTATGGTTCGGGGCGTTTTACAAACTACTGCCAACTAGAACACCTCCTTTTCTTTACCGTCTAGGATATCTTTCGCCATTCGCAAAATAGCCTGTTCCTTTGGAGGAACCATACCGGCAGTATACACATGGACAGGCTTCTGGCCCTTTACAGCTAAGGCTACGTCTTCAACCATTTGACCTAAAGCACTCATTTCAACTGACAAGAACGCTTTAGCCGTATTTCTTACTTGTTCGAAAGCCTTAACAGGAAAAGGCCATAAAGAGATGGGCCGAATTAGCCCAATTTTTAGGCCCTGCTTTCTTCCCGTTCTAACAGCTTGATTGCAGATTCTAGACGAAATACCGTAAGCTACCAAAACAATGTCTGCATCTTCTGTACTAATAGCTTCGTAGCGTTGTTCTTGAGCGGCCATATTTCTGTACTTTTTCCTAATTATGTCGTCATACTGAGGTCCATCATAAGCAGCTGTAATAATATACCTGGGCTCATTTTCACCTTTTCCAGTCAGCGCCCACGGTTTATTCGGATTGGGAGTTTGCATTTCTGGAAGCTCCACTGCCTCCATCATCTGGCCTAGAGCCCCATCAGTAAGTAGAATTACCGGTGTGCGATGTTCTTCTGCCTTATCAAAAGCTAAGGCTGTAAGATCCGCTATTTCCTGAACGGTAGCAGGGGCATAAACTAATGCATGGTAATCACCGTGTCCGCCGCCCTTTGTAACTTGAAAGTAATCAGATTGTCCAGGCGATATCAATCCTAAGCCGCAGCCGTAACGGCAAACGTCAACTATTACTGCTGGCAAATCCACAGCGGCTATATAAGAGATTCCTTCTTGCTTCAAGCTATATCCCGGTCCAGCCGAAGCGCTTATGACTCGATAGCCGGTGCTGGCCGCCCCATAAAGCATGGATATGGCTGCTACTTCCGATTCTGCTTGGACAAAGTGTCCTCCAACCTCCGGCAGCCGGGCTGATAGGTACTCCATTATCTCCGTCTGAGGCGTGATAGGATATCCACAATATAAACGACAGCCGGCTCTCACTGCTGCTTCAGCCAAAGCCTCATTACCTCTCATCATCACTTTGCTCACATTCAATCCTCCCTTCAACTGATTTCAAACACAAAGTCAGGACAGACCGTGAAACATATGCCACAACTTATACACTTGTCTTCATCCACCTGTACATACTCATACCCTTGCTTGTTCATAACGCCTGATTTCGA
The Bacillota bacterium DNA segment above includes these coding regions:
- the vorB gene encoding 3-methyl-2-oxobutanoate dehydrogenase subunit VorB, with amino-acid sequence MMRGNEALAEAAVRAGCRLYCGYPITPQTEIMEYLSARLPEVGGHFVQAESEVAAISMLYGAASTGYRVISASAGPGYSLKQEGISYIAAVDLPAVIVDVCRYGCGLGLISPGQSDYFQVTKGGGHGDYHALVYAPATVQEIADLTALAFDKAEEHRTPVILLTDGALGQMMEAVELPEMQTPNPNKPWALTGKGENEPRYIITAAYDGPQYDDIIRKKYRNMAAQEQRYEAISTEDADIVLVAYGISSRICNQAVRTGRKQGLKIGLIRPISLWPFPVKAFEQVRNTAKAFLSVEMSALGQMVEDVALAVKGQKPVHVYTAGMVPPKEQAILRMAKDILDGKEKEVF
- a CDS encoding 4Fe-4S binding protein; this encodes MTVAVTVKSEWCKGCYYCINACPKKAISKSGVMNKQGYEYVQVDEDKCISCGICFTVCPDFVFEIS